The Nostoc cf. commune SO-36 genomic sequence AGTACCTCAACACGACTTTGAAGTACCTCAATACGACGTTGAAGTACCTCAACATGACTTTGAAGTACCTCAATACGACTTTGAAGTACCTCAACATGACTTTGAAGTACCTCAATACGACTTTGAAGTACCTCAATACGACTTTGAAGTATCCGTCGCTGATTTAAAGTAACTTTTTTGACAGATTTAATAAATACCTCAGTATAATCCACTAAAAATAATTAGGTCGATCTTAATTTGCTTTAATTTTTCCGAATTATCTCTCAGAGAAGTTTATTGTTGTCTTGGCTAGAGTATGTGCAGTAATCCTATAACTTCCTTCAGGAGCGCATCTCATGGCACGACTAAAACGCAGTTCACCAGATTTAGAAAAGGCTCTCCGTCGAATTGCAGGAATGCGATCAATTAGCCCGACGCTAGAATTTGGCAACGGATTAAGTTTGATAGACTACGACAGCCGCATCCAAACCTTGCAAACTCAGCTATCCACCTACAACACTTTACTCTCTAGCATAGATGAAATGGCAGGCCGCCTCTCTCTAATTGAAGAAGAATTGCGCGGCTACTCTGAAAAGATGTTAATGAGTGTAGCAACCCATTATGGCAAAGACAGTTTGCAATATATCCAGGCGGGAGGCAAGCCACGCAAGAAATTATCACGCCGTTCGAGCAATACCCAATCCCCATCTGAGAGTACAGCTACAATCTTGAATGGTGCAAACAACAATGGTAAACAAACCTCTGTTGTTTTACCTTAATGTTTAACCGCATCATGCTAATAAATTCTTAATTACGAATTATTCTGTCACTGCCTCTGCCTCGCAGAACGCTATCTGATACTCCTTATCCTGGTTTATGATCCAAACGAGTCGCTTGCTCTAGGGCGGCTTTTTCTTTGGCTCGGCGGACATAAGGTTGTAATTGGGTGCGATCGCACGCTGTAAAAATACTCAAATTTTCTAAGGTGATCCCCCGCATCAACATTTCTACGCGCCAAGTTTGTTGTGCCTGAGCGATCGCTGGCGCTTGTCCTTGGGGAGTTAACAATCCCTCACTCCATAGTTGCCAACGTGCCTCAAGCTCTGATTCTGTCATGGGTGTGCCTGTATCATTCAGAAACATAGCTGTTTGAGCATCTTTACGACTTTTCAGCCATTTTATTAAGGGATTATTGGTAAAAGAACCGTAGCGTTTGCCCAAAATCCACTGATTCACAGGCACTTGCCGGACAAATCCGGGAATTGTGATTTGCAAGAAGTGCCCTTGACTATCGTAGATTTGGTGCGATCGCTCCAAGCTAATTATTTCTGTGGCGGATAACCCAGCCCCAAATAACACATAAGCCAAGGCATAATCCCGTACTCCCCATTTCCTGGCTTGTTGCAGAATTTGGTGAACTAAAGTAGCAGGCAAATCAGCTACTTCTATGGTAGTCAAGCCCCCTTGTAAGGAGTTTGTTGCTAGTTCTGCTGTAGATGACATAGCTCCATGTAAAAACAATTCCACCAAATTTTCCAGAAAATCATCCCGATCCTCCCAAAGTTCGTGAAATTCGCTAGTGAACTCAATTACGGCATATCCCAAGATCATCCCATTCAGCAAACTGGCTAATTTTTCTGCCGGTAAGTAGGTGTTTAGGTGTCCTTGCTGGATTACAGTAGCTAAATACTGAGCTACATAACGATTTGCCTCTGTTACTCCCCTGCCTAGTGCGCGGCGATTTTCTGCCGGAAATTGGTCGGCTTCCCCTACCACAGACCGGACGAACTCTGGCACTCGTTCTAATGTATGTAAAGTGTCACTTGCATAATCTTTAAGAGCTTGGTAGACATTGCCCGGAGGCGTTGCCCGC encodes the following:
- a CDS encoding coiled-coil domain-containing protein is translated as MDYTEVFIKSVKKVTLNQRRILQSRIEVLQSRIEVLQSHVEVLQSRIEVLQSHVEVLQRRIEVLQSRVEVLQSRVEVLQSRVEVLQSRIEVLQSRVEVLDDEFSWLNPIYGEGDRAQKYHKYNSTI
- a CDS encoding TetR family transcriptional regulator translates to MSSQLISTRQRLIQAALELFSAHGVSATTTRQIAEKAEVNEVTLFRNFGNKHGLLLAVLEESAAFKDLGESLVRRATPPGNVYQALKDYASDTLHTLERVPEFVRSVVGEADQFPAENRRALGRGVTEANRYVAQYLATVIQQGHLNTYLPAEKLASLLNGMILGYAVIEFTSEFHELWEDRDDFLENLVELFLHGAMSSTAELATNSLQGGLTTIEVADLPATLVHQILQQARKWGVRDYALAYVLFGAGLSATEIISLERSHQIYDSQGHFLQITIPGFVRQVPVNQWILGKRYGSFTNNPLIKWLKSRKDAQTAMFLNDTGTPMTESELEARWQLWSEGLLTPQGQAPAIAQAQQTWRVEMLMRGITLENLSIFTACDRTQLQPYVRRAKEKAALEQATRLDHKPG